The genomic interval TCTTGGGCCTTTGTTTAACTcactggccgccattgacggcattagGTGTCCGTTTTATTTTGAGTGGGGAggatggcactgaaacatagcCAGAATTcacagtttaaataaattggatgtctgtTGTTGTCAATGTTAGTCATTGAGTAAATATTATAATactttaaatgttctttttgtgGGCTCCCTGTACGCTTTTAGAAATTAAACGTTAAGTAATCGGTAATGTTGCGTACTATCACAAAAGGATAGAATAAAGAATTTCAACACAATTTTTGTACTGATTTCACTTGTATGATCACAGCTGCCTTACATGTAAAGATATTTCATAATCCTTTTAACAAACAATTTTGCACTACGTTACATACAACACTATTAACAACCATCACTGTTCTCACACGGTTCAACGTAAAGTTATAATAGAAgaattaagtatttttttagcCTTCCATGTGAAAttatacacacatttttaatcAGCATTTCAATCTTGTCAAGTCATATAGAAGTCATTCAAACTACTTTGTGACTTGCTGGATTATCCAAAATCATTCAagactaaaaataaatcaaaattgcAACAATGTTTTGCACAATCACAttcaattcaaacaaaaaaataaaagaaatcttACTGATGGAGAGGGCGATAGGCAGCAGGAAGAGAACTGCAACGCCAGGCCGGGACTTCATCATTGGGCTCAGCAGAGTCCCGTGAAGCTGAGTCCCTGCTTCAACACAGAGGCTCAGATGTCACATGGAAATCCACAAAAATGTCCAGCGTTTAGCCACCATCCGTAGGGAATTCATGAGATTCCAAAAGTACACAACGTGCACAGGCGCAAGCTGCCTGGATTATCATTGTGCGTGTGTATATCTccaaatgtgtatatgtatgtgagtGTGCGTCATGAAAGGGTTGGACCAATGGCAATATACCACCCAACGCAGCACACGGGATTAAAGCATTCTAATTTCCGGTCTTTAGTATTTAGTAGAACCTTTATTGACACACACTAAAAATacatggagagagagagagacattgtAATAGTGTGCAAAACAAACAATGATCTGTAATGCAATCCCACGTTTACAAGTGTGGACCGGGAGATGTAAAACAACATGATTATGTGTcgggtttttttccctttctgtgAACAGATGGTGTCCTAATACAGATGAGAGTGGCCCACCTGAGACTTTGATGTGGGAGAAGAGGATCCTTTGAGAGTAGACACAATCCACGAGGCAAAGATTGTTTGTGTGGCTCAATGAGGgaatacaaaaatgaaacacATTATTCGCCATCTCAAAAACATATATAGTGTGCACAGGTACAGTGGTGACTACAGTGGCCATGTATCCAAAAGTTGGCACTTAAGATCTTTAATAAGTGActatttgtatctttttttagGGGGCAGTTGAGACCGTTAATTCTTTACAAggtaaattagttttttttgtcattataaaaaaaaagtaatagcatttattgttatattatttgtataattatttgaaatgatcactcactattgtatttttatgttttaataaTCATGAATGCATGTATGAATTGATACAAATGTAATCAAAACTAGTTTaatgaatatacactgaaataTATTATTTGGTTTCATTTGCTTATATTTAACGCATTGCCTGCCTTTGAAAATGATTGTCCACTTCAATAAAACTGGAAGAACTGCAGGGGTGGGGGTATCAATAGGATTACATATCAAACTCCCATGCGGCACATTAAAACTAGTTAGTTCATTTAAGGGACTAATTGATTTCTGTACTTCCTTTGTTAACCAAATTACTCCAGTATACTCCAGTTTCTGTGCAtatttaaaacacttttttacaGAGGGGGTTGGGGTTCGCCCACCAACCAAGAGTCCACTTTCATTTTGAACACAGTGCGTGTGAGTGCTGCCATGCCAGTTCTACTCAAAATGTACGTCATATCAATATGATCAAATCCAGCGTATATGAGTTATTACTCTGATTTATCCAACTCTTCCCCCTGCCATGCAAACAAATACATGCTCTGCTCCCACATAAAGTAAATATATCTGCCCTAACAGACATTTTTCCACAAACAGGGGTGAGAAGTAATGAGTGGTGGTCAGAGAGGCCCAGGTGAGGACGGGGATGACTCTGTATACATGTTAAAATGCTCATgtttggatgccattgacggccaatcCAATTTCAGTTTCCTACTTTTTTCACTCTCTATTTTCTCTTCTTTGCTCACCATTTTTATTCTGCCCTTCTTGGCCTCCAAATCATGTGCTACACCGGCCTACAGATGGCTCGCAATACCGTGCATTAGTGTAAATCCTAGTTCACATCTGCAAACTGACAGAGGAGGAATGGCGGCCCATTGTTAATCTGCGGTTTAATACAACCATTAACTGAAGACTAATCTGTCTGTGTCTGAAGCCTCTGGCCTCAATCAATACATCATCGTGGAAACTACTTTGTTGGCAGCTCTTTGTTTgtttcacacacacattttacgtggtcagcttttttaaaaaaaatcatgaattatATAGCTGTGTAACTGTTAAATTTAAACTGTCAAATGTGGTGGGAGTATCTGAaacaattatgattttttttttttttttgctagatcCGTTACCCAATCAGAAGTGGTGAAGCTGAATTAAAGGTTTGTGTTATAATAATGGCAGCaaagaaaggaggaaaaaagatACGTAGTTGTTTCTGTTTGATTGACAGGACTGGATTAAAGTTTTATGTAACCCGGAAgtaagggggggggggtccaAATGAGATTAGAGTCTGGGCACTCCCTCTGTGGAATACTCACCCCTTCATCCAATGTTACTCTTAACATCATGAATTGTAATTTTAACAGGTATTACTTCACTCCCCCTGTGACTCAAAATACTCATATTTCAATCATTGGAATCAATGAATTGAAATTAGATTAGTGTGTCCTGTGGATATTTTGTTCTGGTAATCTTTTTGGGGGAGGGATGCCAATtgtggcaatagacgtccaatcaattttaacaGAAAGGGGCTGGAAGCAATCTATTTCTCAATAGATCGCTTCCAATCCCTTAAAGTTGGAATTGATTGGACCTCTATTGCTTTCAATATCAACGTTCCTCTTTTACTAAATACCACATGCTATACTGTGAATTTATTTGGCAATGAGTTAAGATAATGGTAACGTTTGAGTAGATGTCCACTGTGGTGATCTgaccctgaaagggttaaaagccTTTTAAATCATATCGCGACTATGCTGTCAATAACCCATTTAAAGTGGTATGGATTGGTAGTAGAGTTAATTGTTTCAGGTAGAGGCTGAAAGAGGTCAAACAAATCTActtcaaaatgtcatttaatgTGACAAATGTCAatccaaaaatcaaaaatgtccGTATGTAACACATGCTAAAGCACTTCTTGTGATGCAGCCAGTAATAAAACTGTGCCAATTGAGAAACACCTTGTCCGCAGGGatattaaaaacaccaaaaacaagcaGTTATGAATAACATAAGCAGCATGTTGATAGGTTGCAACTTCACTCTGTAAAATCTGCGACAGAATTACTGTTATCTGTATTCATAATGCCAAcagaaataaaaattgaaacaaaaatattcatttgcaaGTGTGTGCTGATCTTATATATCAGTTTTCATTGGTTCAAAAATCCTTCTATTTTAGCATTTACCATTCACCAAGCACAAATCAAATTTCAAATTGAGGTCTTAATTTTCAGCTAAAAAAGGTTTAGCAAAACATGCCTTTAATGCATCAAAAACTCTATTGGCAGAGAATTCTGTTGACGGATAGCTCTAATATCATTTCAATcatgaaaacatgaatatgCTGGACTACTGATATTTTCTTTTGATTCtcattaatattttaattggacTAACTGGCAAAGCTATGCAAATTATTGACTGTAAAGCTGAGTAAATAGCAGTAAAAGATAAGTGACATAATGGAAAGCCGTTGGAGTATTTATTTACATCCTAATCATCAATATTCAGTTCATGTACTAGTAAGACAATTAGGCACGCTAGCAGAAATGATGACAGGGTTTTTTTTGCCACCTTTGGTCTAATAGTGTGCAAACTAACCTGTTAATAACAAATTTCAATGCACTGATACTTTAATATCACAAAAAAGTTGTCATTTGGTTCTTTTAGCATCAACAAAATGCTCAAAATGTATACAATGTCCTACTAGTAGAGCAAATCACATACGGAAGTGGAGGGCAGTTTTAGAAAACCTAGTCTTCTCCAAGTTTGTTTAATCTTTTGAGTCTACTGATGCAGTATAATTGATGGACTACTTTGGTATACTAGTACAACAACTACTAGTTACCAGTGCTGAGGCAAAACCTTCCTCATTAACAACTATGCACTATTATAGTTTGACACACTACTGGTGTGCAGCATTGTCTTACTAGTGAGATTAAAGAGCAAGTACATGGACTTAAACAAGTATTTTGAGTAAACGCCCAAAGAAGGACTGCAGGACTAGTAGACTGCATGCTACTAGTTCTACTACTAACATAAAATGATGCTACTGTATACGTAACATTTTGTGCTTTAACATAACTAGTAGAGATAACAAGTCAACAATATATATTGGACATGTCATTCagtagtaaaaataaatgtttgtcaTAGTCCTTACTAGTTTTCCCAGGTTCTACTATCATATGGATTTGTTTTGAGTGTTTTAGTACTTGCACCTTCAACTGAATATTAAAGAAGTTGAAAATAGGTCAAATAGTGGTAAATTCTTGTAATAACACTACTAGTTGATTcccaatggaaacatttttttctcaaccaAAATACACATTCAAAACGAATGAATGGCTAAAATATTGTGATTAAAAACAACCCAACTCGCGAATTTGCTTCATCAAGGTGAACGGTCTACCcgttcctgcgtgggttttctccagttacgccggtttccttccacataccAAAACACCAAAGATGCATGGCgatgtggttgaacactctaggtACGAGTGTAAGCCTGAATTATTGTTCATcgcattgtgccctgcaattggctggccaccgattcagggtgtccccgcctactacccacagttggctgaaatcggctccagcaccaccctcGCAAGCGGTACCTAAGATGAATGCACGACTGTATTGTAAACGCTCAAACGGCTTTCGAATTGTCACTGCCAATCCCAGAGCTACAGCTAGCCATTTGTATGCACCACGATGAgggtttgggggaaaaaaatcaactctgcagatattgaaaatacatttttgtacaAATGCTCAGTTCGATTTGTCTCTGCTTAGAGCTTCTTGGTGACGTTGAGGGGCGACGGGTGGCCGCCTAGCAGCCGGTCCCGCTCCCGCACGTCCTCCTGCAGCTTGGCCTCCATCACCCGGAGCTGGCGGATGGTGGCCTTCATCTCCTTCATCTTCACCTCCATGAGGGCGATGATGTCCCGCTGCTCGTTGAGTTTGCGCAGCAGCTCGGCCGACGTGGTGCCGGTGGTCAACGAGTACGAGTGGTCCAGCGGGCTGCTGGTCACGCTGACGTACTGAACCAAGGTCTGCTGCGATTCCGCCGAGGAGGAGGCGTCGTCCTTCGCGCCGGTGGCGGCGACGGCTACGGCGGCAGCGAGTTCGGTGGTGGCCCCGACGGGCGCGGTGAACGGCGCCTCGGTGGCCACGGGAAGCCGCGCCGTACCCAGATACTCCCCGTTTTGACCGATCTGCACCACCGTGATGCTGTCGTCGATGGCTTCCCCGCCGGTGTCCTCGGCTGTGCTCCCCAACACGGTGTTAATGACGAGGCTGCTGGtggtgctggtggtggtggtggtggtcccGGCGGCTCCGGCGGGGGATGCAGCCGTGGACAGCTTCTTCCCTCGGCCACGCCGATGTTTGCGCTCGTTGACGCCCCTGAGGGGGAAAAGCGAAGGCACGCGGATACTGTAAGTTTTCCTCCCGCCGACGAAGTGCACGCTGCACACCCGGTGCCCCGTGGTGGGCTGGAAGGTGCTGAAACAGCCGCTGACCCCGGCCCGGGAGACGTTCCTCAGCCACAACTCTCGGAGCGCGGTGTCCTTCGGGAAGGTGTAGAAGCGCAGATCCCGGTCCCGGTGCGAATTGCTGTAGCAGCCGGGGACGCAGCAGGTGAATCCAGGCATGTTAACACCGACGCTGATGGCCAGCAAAGTCAATCGGCGCCTtaattttggacacttttctttaTTCTGTGCGTTGTCTTCCTTCGGCGGCCTGTAGCCGGAAGTACACGTTCCACAACACCAagtacttcctgtttattttcaaCCGGACGTAGCCAACTTTGGACTGTGCTGGATTTTAAACATAACGCTTTTTGGTGGAATGCACGCACATAAAATACACCGTTGCAAGTCATTCGAGGGTGGTGTTTGGTTCAAAAAAAGTCTACGGTTTCTTAGATTTCTCCGTTTGGATGTCAACGAAGCAGCCCTCCATTTAGGACTAAAAATCCCAGAATGCCTTGCGATGCATATGCACGACTACTAAAAAGCTACTTCCCTTGTTGacaacttttttgttttacccGCTTTCAAAAAGTGGGAAAAACTCGACTTTTTATATTAGCAATTCGTATTTTTAGCCCAGAGTAACAGAAAAGTTTAATTTTGTTCTCAAAGTAATCAACTCATTGCATGCCAGTGATGGCAACACAGGTCCACTTTAAACTGACAATACTATTGGCTGCAAAAGGCAGCCAGTAGATTAAACGTAAAACagtaaggtgtttttttattattattttttttaaagtactttaAAAAGTTTATTAAAATGAACTGATATGATTgctacatacatttttttatacaaggGATAACAGGGTTGGCACCAGTCACAATATGAAATCTTTGCGAAGAAACTGATTTATTCCCAAATAATTGCAACAAATGGTGAATTCAAAGTAGAATCAAATGAGCTGCCCATTGCATTAATCAGTACACAATAAGTACATTGGTGACATTTCTAGGCCCCAGGTGATCCCTGCTATGTtcctcaaaacaaaaataacattcctcagaaaaaaatccacatccccaaaaataaGGATCATTTAATTGACTGCTTCATAAATGAGCTAATTTAAGCATTGTGATATTACATTTGAACTATTGTTCTAAAATTTGGCCAAATCTTGCTCAACATGAATAAAAACGCAGGCATAATactttataattaaaaatatttcttttaggttagattaaaacagcattttaaaGCAAATCCAATTTCTGAAGCTCATGCTTTAAAAGATAAGATCATGATATTAAGCTTATGTAAATTTAGCCATTAGCAAAAATGTCTGTCCATTGTCATGTAGAATCACTGGCACCCTCCACGGGTCAAATGTAGTCTTTTAAAGAAAGTTATATTGAAAAAGCACACTAGATTGgacattttatatatacatatacaatttAACACTGGAGACAAAATGCATTAGAAATTAAATCACCCTTCAAGGATTCAAATTTGGCTTCCCTCTGCAAACTACCAGACCTCCATTAATCAAATGCAAATGGAATATTTAACAATAAACTGTGGTCATTCAACCCTCAATCTATTAAGACACTGCTTAAAATGAATTTCATCTTTATTAAAGATCATTTGAAGAAACTCAATTTTTCCTTTAGTAATGCTGCCCAGGATctggggaaggaaaaaaaatccatacagTCAAACTATAATCAAGACAAGCTTGTTGtgatgaataatttgatatgaaCTCCTTACAAAGACATGTGTAAGCAACCTCCAGGTACTTGTAGATGCCTTTACAGGGGTCTCCATACAAagcattgttggctttgatcccacatttgtctttgttattaCACCTGTCAATGGAGAAGAAAGGGTTACCCATCAGCTAAATATACAATTGCAGCCTTCCCTTCCATACTCTGTAGCAACGATATTTGTCGGGCGCGTGCATTCTGTGTTTTCCATCTCATGCGGAGCCCTTTTGAATGAACATTTATTCCGATCACGCCGTCCATAGTCTGCCCCCAAGATGAAAATTCTTTGTCCTTCCTCTTGAATTGAGATGAAAGTGGAATAGAGATCAGAACCAAAACAAAATTCACCATGTGTCCAAGGGCTCAAGCCTACCACAATACAAAAATGACTCCGAATTCTCACACACCACCACGGTAACTGTTGgagtaaaatcaaaatattagcaACTGTATCaagtgattgtttttaaaatacagaatgCAAGTGACATACCTGAAGGCAAACAGGTATAGTTGGTCTGCAAATATTTAAGTGTGCCGATGCAGGGATCAGGATTCTGGAAATGATCCAAGTTCAGCTCACATGCTTTCTTGCCATTGCAACTGCAGACAAAACACAGCTAAAATCATCTAAATTCCGTTTAATATATTAATACCTGATTCAcacaggttgttttttttttaatcaaaatgtagAACATTTACAAAGCACCATTAATTGCTAATgggaaaaactaaataccaTTGATCAtttcagtcaaaaaaaaaatctattccccccaacaaaaaaacaggggATTTCTCATTTATCAATATACGTACATTGCTTTGAGGTATTTCAGAGTTTCTGGGCGAGCACAATTTGTGTTCGCCACCTCTTGAGGACTTGCTCCCACAGCACAGACTGCTGAGCTTGAACGACCATACAAAGCCTGCTTTACATTGATGACACCATTTCCTGTCACACATTGGTCAAATGCcatttggcttcattttttttcctcaaaattgtgggattaaaataataattaaaaaaatacgttTGCGGTTAAACCTAGTAAGGTTTTACAATTAAGACCAAGTCTGAACTCTTACCACAGTGAAGGAGATGGATAGCCGAATTTTTTAACTCACAGGTGGTTACTTGGAATCTAGATTCGACAACtggaaagaaatacaaaaatgtgaacataAAAAAAGACCTTTTCATTGCTAGAATTTTGATAGTCACCTGTTGTGAGGAGTAACCATGTTGCTGTCAGCACTAGAAAACACAGTTTTGAGAAAACAGTCATTGATACTGTTTATTGGTGGATTACTTCAGACTTTGTATCTCAATCTTGAACACAACCATTAGCAAAAAGAGAATACTTACAAAGTGCTGAGCTGAGTCCAAAACTTCTGAACATGATTTAAACACTGATAACTTGTAATGTAAATTTACCCAAGTGAGGAAACACTTCTATTTATATATCGACTGCTGCTAATCAAAAGCTCCACCCCCACTCTTCAATTCTGCCAATTGCAGTGTGTTGTCAATTAGGCCTTCTTCAGACTGGCAGctcaaatcatatttttagccaatTCGGATTGAAACCGGATGCATCATTTCCACAATTCAAACACAGTAGGTACAGTGCTAGTTTTGAATGGGATAATGTTGTGTACTGCTTTAAGAAAAAGTCACCTGGCAGAGGCAGTCACCCCGTCTTGCCATAAACATCTTCATAAAGTAAAACTAGATATCTGATGCGCACTATAAGCAAACCGGGACTTGTTTGCAATCTTGGCAATTTTCCTCAATTTTTGAACTTCTTTTTATAAACAGTAAAAATGAAGTAAACTAACCGCATATTTGaagaaatatgtattttcaaCAACCAGCCTGAATAACGCTATGTTAATATTTTTCTGTTATTGACAAAACAACTTACAAATCCGTCGATAATTAGAATTTTATGGAGACGCTGCACTAGAATTTGGCAGAAATTATTCCGACGCAAGATGGCCGACTCTTTTAGACATCTAAccttatgtgtatatatatttcaaatgtataaGCGCGTCTGTCACGCGTGAACGCGATCTTTTCTCAATTAATATTACTATTTTGAAgcagacatttttcttttaagataGACACAAAATTTCAGTTTCTTTCAAACTAAACAAATTGCTCATAAATGTCGACAtgtttaaaactaaaattttaAACGATCTTTTCTACGTACGCCTGGTCAAACATGGCAACCACTACATCGTGATGTCAATGCCTGGCGAACAAACCTCACTTGTTTTATGGCCACGGAAACCTCTTGAATGTCTAACATTCATTCAATACATTATTTAATAACACATACTGAAAGTAATGAATTTATTTGTAAGCTATGCGTTTATAATGTTGCTTGCACTGGGTTTTCCTGCAGAGTGGGCGTCTTTCTTTTTGCGCATCTCTGGTTCAGTACTCACCTCCATCTAGTATGCTGAAGTTATCATTAGCAACTGGGCAGCGCCCGGCGGAACACTTGTCATTGAGGAACTCGCCTGCAAAAACACAGTAGGCTTTGCATTTAATTTTCACACGTATGTGGagttattgttttatttctctAGCTGCGAAGTCTCTATTTCGTCCTATACTGTTTTGAATTAGTTTCGTCGCGGCTAACTGCTTAGCTGGTAAACGTGCTAACAATTCTTATGCACACTCACTTACAATGTATGATGTCGGTGTTATCGCTGGTTAATTATTGAGCTGTTTCGCCACGTTCCCTTGTCGATAAATGTGGAAAAAGAGAGAGTCCGTTGGCCACTAAATAAACTTGCTTGGTTGCAACACAGAGCCAGACTTGCATTATTTTCCAAGTATAAAATGAAGACTTATTTTCCTCCCCAGAATGAAGGATTGAACAGTTTATGACATCTTAAGCCCCGAAACAAAGAAAATTATTGTTACGAGGTGCCCCTAGCATATTCCAATGCTACTGAGCCACATTTTCCATGCAAAAGATACAATTAATtatgaagatgaataaatacatgatgTTGGAAAGTGGTCCCAAATCTGCTCCGAGCAAGAAAAAACTTAAATTTGTCTAATCAAATAAATATTGGCAGGGATGAATCAAATGTTAGAAATATGTTAtggcaaacaagaaaaaaatcactgcaCGTGGTTGATAAAATATCACTGTGACTTACTTATATCTGATACAGTCACTGCATTTGCAAAGTGTACAGTACAGAGTATCCTTTTAGGGTAGTCTGTGTGCACGCTAATAGAGGTCATCACTCGTCTACTgtgtattgttgacaaaaatacgGCCATCTACTTAAGTATTTGATATTCacctttttcttattttttaggGGTAAAGTGACAGTTGCAGCCACCAGACAGGATACTGACAGTGAGCATGTGAACGTCAGCATGGTTTGGACGTAAGGCTGCAGCGAGCGGCGCCGTCATGCTGCCAGGGGTCGGCGTGTTCGGGACGGGAAGCACGGCACGGGTGCTGGTCCCAATGCTAAAAGCAGAGGGCTTCGAAGTCCATGCCCTCTGGGGGAGGAGTGAAGAGGAAGCGCGCAGCCTGGCAAAGGAGCTCGATATCCCCTTTCACACCAGTCAATCTGATGACGTCCTGCTGCACCAAGATGTTGACCTTGTTTGTATTTATATTCCACCCTCAATGACAAGGCAGATTGCTGTCAAGGCACTGGGTAAGAAGTCTGAAGCACACTTGTGATTTAACTCAACAGTAGCATGACATGTACTGTTGATTTatgttcaaattgattgttaatATGACACATTGAAATTACTACAAAGAGGAGTATACCATCTGAATAATTTGTGACAGTCAAACTTTGATTCAACCAATTTTCCTATCGTTGATGAAAATGGGGGAAAAGTGACGAAaactagaatttaaaaaaaaagctaaccaaaatgaatgaaaagtttaaaaaatactatCTAAAACTATATATTGAATTAAAGTAACTAAAATTAAGAGACTCAGTCTTACattcttttaattttatccttagaagcactttttaaaaaatgttctgtTCATAGTTTTCTTTTATTCTTGTTTTAATCTTGCACCTGAAAATAAccacattaataaaaaaaacttcaagaAGAATTAAAACCATTAAAACTAGAAAAAACAATCCatgaaaaacctaaaaaaaaacgattataACCTTGCTATCAATCAATGAGTTAAGAATAAACAAAAAGATGAACCCTACGGTGTGGAGCTATACGGTTTTCGACTGGAATTCCTGAGCGTTGACCTCAGTTTCCTCTTATAGTTGCAACTTCCTGACTGAAATTGTTCTATCTACCCGGCATGGCCATCCAAACCAATGAGGCCTTCTCTTTTTGTCCTTTATCATCTCTTCACTACATCTCATGAAGCAGGAAGTTAGACATTTTGCTAATTCAAACTGATAGTCACACCTTCAAAGGGTTTGTATACTTAATGGGAAAACACCAAATCATGGCaattcttgaaaatggctttgaaatTGCATCTAAAGGAGAGAACGTATGAATAAtatggtaggcagattggacacaataaaTTGTCCCTAGTTGTGGGCATGACTGTGCactgttgtctgtctccttgtgccctgcaatcggctggtcaccgattcagggtgtcccccgcctctggcccggagtcagcctgggataggctccggcaccccccgcgaccctaatgaggataaagtggttcaaaaaataaGATGAGACTCTCCCTTTGTCTCTTTGTAGGCATTGGTAAG from Stigmatopora argus isolate UIUO_Sarg chromosome 2, RoL_Sarg_1.0, whole genome shotgun sequence carries:
- the thap11 gene encoding THAP domain-containing protein 11, with amino-acid sequence MPGFTCCVPGCYSNSHRDRDLRFYTFPKDTALRELWLRNVSRAGVSGCFSTFQPTTGHRVCSVHFVGGRKTYSIRVPSLFPLRGVNERKHRRGRGKKLSTAASPAGAAGTTTTTTSTTSSLVINTVLGSTAEDTGGEAIDDSITVVQIGQNGEYLGTARLPVATEAPFTAPVGATTELAAAVAVAATGAKDDASSSAESQQTLVQYVSVTSSPLDHSYSLTTGTTSAELLRKLNEQRDIIALMEVKMKEMKATIRQLRVMEAKLQEDVRERDRLLGGHPSPLNVTKKL
- the LOC144065857 gene encoding L-rhamnose-binding lectin SML-like, with product MFRSFGLSSALLLTATWLLLTTVVESRFQVTTCELKNSAIHLLHCGNGVINVKQALYGRSSSAVCAVGASPQEVANTNCARPETLKYLKAICNGKKACELNLDHFQNPDPCIGTLKYLQTNYTCLPSVTVVVCENSESFLYCEEGQRIFILGADYGRRDRNKCSFKRAPHEMENTECTRPTNIVATECNNKDKCGIKANNALYGDPCKGIYKYLEVAYTCLYPGQHY